One part of the Arcanobacterium phocisimile genome encodes these proteins:
- a CDS encoding PTS transporter subunit EIIB, with protein sequence MQPVQDFILGLGGRHNIVEAVPAFTRIRIKVRSMAVVNDDILRVAGAFGVVRQKGQLQLIVGPGAQELAEGIEAVV encoded by the coding sequence ATGCAACCGGTTCAGGATTTTATTCTTGGTTTAGGCGGTAGACACAATATTGTAGAAGCTGTTCCTGCTTTTACACGAATCAGAATTAAAGTGCGATCGATGGCTGTGGTTAATGATGATATTTTGCGGGTGGCAGGTGCTTTCGGTGTCGTTCGTCAGAAAGGTCAACTCCAGCTTATTGTGGGGCCTGGTGCTCAGGAATTAGCTGAAGGTATTGAGGCAGTTGTATGA
- the malQ gene encoding 4-alpha-glucanotransferase, whose protein sequence is MPDQIVDLEKLHRLADAYNVATEFWGFHGEHVRVEAQTLMTVLAAMGVDARTDQAIEAALIAKDEEPWRQILPTCVVTRDDREHSIAVHVPHGWDVELRIVFEDGTERIVRQGEDFTPPRVIEGHTIGQASFILDAGLPLGYHKIYARVSHAETDNVAQDSTTLIVTPGKLSKGSLEYHRSWGMMAQLYSTRSAHSWGVGDADDLLEMSSLFGSKGADYLLVNPLHAAEPIEPLSPSPYLPVTRRFFNPMYIRPENIREVAYLSGPERSLITWAGETVKKESLKNSHIDRDAAWKAKREALEVIFTAGRSQSREREFAQYRHNEGQGLEDFALWCALVEHYQGQEFPQELHDVNSRGVAQARVQLRDRIDFWAWLQWIMDEQLADAQRAAKASGMAFGIAHDLAVGVHPQGSDTWTIPEAFAHGVGVGAPPDMYNQQGQNWSQPPWRPDALQKMDYTPLRDMARTVMRHAGLLRVDHVMGLFRLWWVPDGMPANQGTYVRFDHEAMVGVLLLEAYRAGAVLIGEDLGNVEPWVREYLRERGIWGTSIFWFEKDGDGAPLRAENYRSDALVSVDTHDLPPAAGYLAQEHVSLRARLGLLVEPEEKVRAEAYRELETVYSRLREYGLIGPEPSERELVEAMHVYLTRTPAPLLCISLVDAVGERRAQNQPGTDQEYPNWKIPLADGTEKVVLVEELAKNPRLLSLVDAFTKALNGSE, encoded by the coding sequence ATGCCAGATCAGATAGTTGATCTTGAAAAATTGCATCGATTGGCTGACGCGTACAATGTCGCCACTGAATTTTGGGGCTTTCACGGAGAACATGTACGTGTAGAAGCCCAAACGCTTATGACAGTTCTAGCGGCGATGGGTGTTGATGCCCGAACCGACCAGGCAATCGAAGCTGCACTTATAGCTAAAGATGAAGAACCGTGGCGTCAGATCCTGCCAACGTGTGTGGTGACCCGCGATGATCGCGAGCATTCGATTGCAGTACACGTTCCCCATGGCTGGGATGTTGAGTTGCGCATCGTGTTTGAAGACGGTACGGAACGCATTGTCCGGCAGGGCGAAGATTTCACGCCGCCACGAGTCATTGAAGGCCATACTATCGGCCAGGCAAGCTTTATTCTCGATGCTGGTCTTCCGCTGGGCTACCACAAGATTTATGCACGTGTAAGCCACGCGGAGACCGATAACGTTGCGCAGGATTCAACCACACTGATCGTGACTCCTGGAAAGCTGAGTAAAGGTAGCCTTGAATATCACCGCTCTTGGGGTATGATGGCTCAGCTTTATTCAACTCGCTCAGCACACTCGTGGGGTGTTGGAGACGCAGATGACCTCTTGGAAATGTCCTCACTGTTTGGTTCTAAGGGGGCTGACTACCTGCTCGTTAATCCACTACATGCAGCTGAACCGATCGAACCGCTCTCGCCGTCACCATATTTGCCGGTCACTCGTCGTTTTTTCAACCCTATGTACATTCGGCCGGAAAACATTCGAGAGGTCGCCTATCTTTCTGGTCCAGAGCGCTCATTAATTACATGGGCCGGTGAAACAGTGAAGAAAGAATCACTGAAGAATTCCCATATTGATCGAGATGCGGCATGGAAAGCCAAGCGTGAGGCACTTGAAGTTATTTTCACTGCTGGACGCTCACAATCGCGTGAACGAGAGTTTGCTCAGTATCGGCATAATGAAGGTCAAGGCTTGGAAGACTTCGCACTGTGGTGTGCGTTAGTTGAGCATTACCAGGGGCAAGAGTTCCCGCAAGAGCTCCACGATGTCAATAGTCGTGGTGTCGCCCAAGCGCGCGTTCAGTTGCGTGACCGGATTGATTTCTGGGCGTGGTTACAGTGGATTATGGATGAACAGTTAGCTGATGCTCAGCGAGCTGCTAAAGCTTCTGGTATGGCTTTTGGTATTGCACATGATCTAGCAGTGGGAGTTCATCCGCAAGGATCAGACACATGGACCATTCCTGAAGCTTTTGCGCATGGTGTGGGCGTTGGTGCTCCACCAGATATGTACAATCAGCAAGGTCAGAATTGGTCTCAGCCACCGTGGCGTCCGGATGCTTTACAGAAAATGGATTATACGCCACTACGCGATATGGCGCGTACCGTTATGCGCCATGCGGGCTTGCTTCGGGTAGATCACGTGATGGGTTTGTTCCGTCTGTGGTGGGTTCCAGATGGTATGCCGGCTAACCAGGGTACGTATGTGCGTTTCGATCATGAAGCAATGGTAGGTGTCTTGTTGCTGGAAGCCTATCGTGCTGGTGCTGTCCTCATCGGTGAAGATTTGGGCAATGTTGAACCTTGGGTACGCGAATATCTACGTGAGCGAGGCATTTGGGGAACATCTATTTTCTGGTTTGAAAAGGACGGCGACGGCGCTCCGTTGCGTGCAGAAAATTACCGCAGTGACGCCCTTGTGTCGGTTGATACCCACGATTTGCCACCTGCTGCAGGCTATTTGGCTCAAGAACATGTCTCGTTGCGTGCCAGGTTAGGGTTGTTAGTTGAGCCCGAGGAGAAGGTGCGTGCTGAAGCTTATCGTGAGCTAGAAACGGTGTATTCACGGTTGCGTGAATACGGGTTAATTGGGCCGGAGCCATCGGAGCGTGAACTCGTTGAAGCTATGCATGTGTATTTGACAAGAACTCCAGCTCCACTCTTGTGTATTTCGCTTGTGGATGCTGTCGGTGAGCGGCGTGCACAAAACCAGCCTGGAACTGATCAAGAGTACCCAAATTGGAAGATTCCGTTGGCAGACGGGACAGAGAAGGTAGTATTAGTTGAGGAGCTAGCGAAGAATCCGCGATTGTTGTCACTTGTTGACGCTTTTACGAAGGCTTTGAATGGTTCAGAATAA
- a CDS encoding dicarboxylate/amino acid:cation symporter, with amino-acid sequence MEPSILNRLSKHLLTWIVVAIVLGALLGKVLPSTAIVPFATFNDIFGKFLGFSVPLIIVGLVTPAISDLGKSGGRWVILTVALGYLSTITAGLGTWGLASLIFPWLLADQKVPDLAAPENAVPSLMDATFTLPPVFGVLTALILAFLLGFGAVAADAKKLMSLMQEFREVIYIVIKRSIVPLLPLHVFGIFLNMSKSGQFETVIVAMAKVIAFAFILTIIMLLGQYFIAGTLARRNPFIALWNMRDAYATALGTASSAATIPVTLRSALKNGVSEDVAGFVVPLCATIHLAGSTIKITSFALALQYMLGMSSSAGTIISFIFMLGIIMIAAPGVPGGAITAAQSVVQGILSFTDPMYGIMVALYVAVDSFGTATNVTGDGAIAMIVERFVSGKPKTKQ; translated from the coding sequence ATGGAGCCCTCCATTCTTAACCGGCTCAGCAAACACTTGCTCACTTGGATCGTTGTAGCAATCGTGCTGGGAGCTCTTCTCGGTAAGGTTCTCCCCTCAACAGCTATCGTCCCCTTCGCCACATTCAACGATATCTTCGGAAAATTCCTCGGATTCTCCGTTCCACTTATCATCGTCGGACTTGTCACTCCAGCAATCTCCGACCTCGGAAAATCTGGTGGACGATGGGTGATACTCACAGTTGCATTGGGATACCTCTCTACGATCACCGCCGGTCTAGGAACTTGGGGACTCGCTTCGCTTATTTTCCCTTGGCTACTAGCCGACCAAAAAGTACCCGATCTCGCCGCTCCAGAAAACGCGGTGCCATCACTTATGGACGCAACATTCACATTGCCACCTGTTTTCGGTGTTCTCACTGCCCTTATTCTCGCCTTCCTACTCGGGTTCGGCGCAGTCGCAGCAGATGCAAAGAAACTCATGTCTTTAATGCAAGAATTTCGTGAAGTTATCTACATCGTCATCAAACGTTCAATCGTTCCACTGCTGCCGCTCCACGTCTTCGGCATATTCCTCAACATGTCAAAGTCTGGGCAATTCGAAACAGTCATTGTTGCGATGGCCAAAGTTATCGCATTCGCCTTCATCCTGACAATCATCATGTTGCTCGGGCAATACTTCATCGCTGGAACGCTCGCACGGCGCAATCCATTTATCGCCTTATGGAACATGCGAGACGCCTATGCTACCGCTCTTGGCACAGCCTCATCCGCTGCCACAATCCCAGTCACTCTCCGTTCTGCTTTAAAGAACGGCGTATCTGAAGACGTCGCTGGCTTCGTTGTGCCATTATGCGCAACCATCCACCTCGCGGGCTCCACAATCAAAATCACTTCGTTCGCACTAGCTCTGCAATACATGCTCGGCATGAGCTCATCTGCAGGAACCATTATCAGCTTTATCTTTATGCTCGGCATTATTATGATCGCTGCACCTGGTGTTCCCGGAGGTGCAATCACTGCAGCACAGTCGGTGGTACAGGGAATTCTCTCATTCACTGATCCGATGTATGGCATCATGGTCGCACTCTACGTCGCTGTCGATTCCTTCGGAACTGCTACCAACGTCACCGGCGACGGCGCTATCGCAATGATCGTTGAACGGTTTGTCTCTGGCAAGCCAAAGACCAAACAATAA